A genomic stretch from Photobacterium atrarenae includes:
- a CDS encoding VolA/Pla-1 family phospholipase — protein MNKKMLALLIGANLALYGCDDTKISGEPTVDPAIERSLQAETKIAFDLLSDEPTLILPTFIAMDSTDGTLSSDGDSNDLSNPKVAMGKTDGWSTSQPISITFTGANLDEKTANNAFFLIKTDSPTLTKSATKQRKLTAEKGDFVIKVDGDTLKVILTKPLEPSANYMFALTDDLKDTKGNSVGMSQSYAYLKSDTPPPSPKLDKAQAYTHKIEATFAEQGLDKDKIIYSSWFTTASVGSSLSITKAVIAKTIEAVKAGGTPDLIWKGESNPNDADLSALYTMDLQITGADLKGVGLDKAMENDPILPNVVKSDADPDGSATITALKQAYATITTDTGLTVTVYKGTVNLPYFLDEDTANEGWKKTPWESATPSIAKISNVMRNGSDADKAALAQSLPGVDIAKLLTGDTTEMFDLIGLEGKLADGSQLDSERLITKYSPLPKIKAVKPVPVLVFMPDAASAPAPGAVIYQHGITSVKETSYLFAANHMAMAIAAGKTPKAIIAIDHPLHGERALDDGTVTTPATADVYMNLEYLNVARDNIRQSIIDNLGLRTSLTVMKSTAHPVLNIIDISKISFFGHSLGAITGVSTYGLGNQTLGSPTADALFNFSSGAFANPGGGIPSLLLESKTFGPTIKHSLLLGAKNAAYTADCGSALDGGACFTEFFNSLDSATQAQVNATFATFGYAAQTVLDTVDPYNTASKVSGPVYVMQALNDAVVPNQTTTFSVIGGTQPLVKQLNNQEGLAKITTSQLTVVEGIAEFNDISKAQHSSAIAPQYKDAAGNVIDSTEAINTTKEIQTEIATFSAMDGQGIIVGDRTLIQ, from the coding sequence ATGAATAAGAAAATGCTGGCGCTGCTGATCGGTGCCAACCTCGCCCTTTACGGCTGTGATGACACCAAGATCAGCGGTGAGCCGACTGTTGATCCTGCGATCGAGCGCAGCCTGCAGGCAGAAACCAAAATTGCGTTTGATTTACTATCGGATGAGCCAACACTCATTCTGCCGACCTTCATCGCCATGGACAGCACCGACGGTACCCTGAGTTCAGATGGCGACAGCAATGATCTGAGCAACCCGAAAGTAGCGATGGGCAAAACCGATGGCTGGAGTACCTCGCAACCGATCTCTATCACCTTTACCGGTGCTAATCTTGATGAAAAAACTGCAAACAATGCCTTTTTCTTAATCAAAACTGACAGCCCGACACTGACCAAGTCAGCCACAAAGCAACGCAAGCTGACAGCAGAAAAAGGGGACTTTGTCATTAAGGTTGATGGCGATACCTTGAAAGTGATCCTCACCAAGCCGCTGGAACCAAGCGCCAACTATATGTTCGCCCTGACCGATGACCTGAAAGATACCAAAGGCAACAGCGTCGGGATGTCACAGTCTTATGCCTATCTGAAGTCTGATACCCCGCCGCCAAGCCCAAAACTGGACAAAGCACAAGCCTATACCCACAAGATTGAAGCGACGTTTGCAGAGCAAGGACTCGATAAAGATAAAATCATCTACTCTAGCTGGTTTACCACAGCTTCTGTGGGGAGTTCGCTCAGCATCACCAAAGCAGTAATTGCAAAAACTATCGAAGCTGTAAAAGCCGGTGGTACACCGGATCTTATCTGGAAAGGTGAGTCAAATCCAAACGATGCTGATTTGAGTGCCTTGTATACGATGGATCTTCAGATAACAGGAGCCGACCTAAAAGGTGTTGGTTTAGATAAGGCGATGGAAAATGACCCTATCTTACCCAACGTCGTAAAGAGTGATGCTGACCCGGATGGCTCAGCGACAATCACCGCGCTCAAGCAGGCTTATGCTACTATCACGACAGACACAGGACTCACCGTCACCGTCTACAAAGGCACGGTCAATCTGCCTTACTTCCTGGATGAAGATACCGCTAACGAAGGATGGAAAAAAACACCTTGGGAGAGCGCCACCCCAAGCATCGCGAAAATAAGCAACGTGATGAGAAACGGCTCTGATGCTGATAAAGCGGCACTGGCCCAGTCCCTGCCGGGCGTTGATATTGCCAAGCTACTAACTGGCGATACCACAGAAATGTTTGACCTAATTGGTCTTGAGGGCAAACTGGCTGACGGTAGCCAACTAGACTCTGAGCGTCTAATCACCAAGTACAGCCCACTTCCGAAAATCAAGGCGGTTAAACCAGTTCCTGTACTGGTATTTATGCCGGATGCAGCATCGGCGCCGGCTCCTGGTGCAGTTATTTATCAGCACGGCATCACCTCGGTAAAAGAAACTTCTTACCTGTTTGCCGCCAACCACATGGCAATGGCTATCGCTGCAGGGAAAACACCGAAAGCGATTATTGCTATCGATCACCCACTGCATGGCGAGCGAGCTCTCGATGACGGTACGGTTACTACCCCAGCCACAGCTGATGTATACATGAATCTAGAATACCTCAATGTTGCCCGTGATAACATTCGCCAGAGTATCATTGATAATCTTGGTTTGCGTACATCACTCACTGTAATGAAATCAACCGCACACCCTGTACTAAACATCATTGATATCAGCAAGATCAGCTTCTTCGGCCACTCCCTTGGAGCAATCACAGGTGTAAGTACTTATGGTTTGGGTAACCAAACTCTAGGCTCACCAACCGCTGATGCTCTGTTTAACTTCAGCTCCGGCGCATTTGCTAATCCAGGCGGTGGTATCCCGTCACTGCTACTTGAGTCAAAAACATTCGGCCCGACGATTAAGCACTCTTTGCTATTGGGCGCTAAAAATGCAGCCTATACTGCAGACTGTGGCTCGGCACTAGATGGCGGAGCCTGCTTCACCGAATTCTTCAATAGCTTAGATTCGGCCACCCAAGCTCAAGTTAACGCAACATTCGCCACATTTGGCTATGCTGCGCAGACCGTGCTGGATACTGTCGACCCGTATAACACAGCTTCTAAAGTGAGTGGTCCGGTGTATGTTATGCAGGCATTAAATGATGCCGTTGTGCCGAATCAGACCACCACGTTCAGTGTTATCGGAGGCACACAGCCTCTCGTTAAGCAGCTAAACAACCAAGAGGGATTAGCCAAAATTACGACGAGTCAGTTGACTGTAGTCGAGGGGATTGCTGAGTTCAATGACATCTCAAAAGCCCAACACAGCTCTGCCATAGCTCCTCAATACAAAGATGCTGCTGGTAATGTGATTGATTCCACTGAGGCTATTAATACAACGAAGGAAATACAGACTGAAATTGCCACATTCAGTGCAATGGACGGTCAAGGTATTATTGTCGGTGATCGAACCTTAATTCAGTAA
- the sodB gene encoding superoxide dismutase [Fe] produces the protein MAFELPALPYAINALEPHISQETLEYHHGKHHNTYVVKLNGLIEGTELESKSLEEIIKTSTGGVFNNAAQIWNHTFYWHCLSPNAGGEPTGEVADAIVKAFGSFEDFKAKFTDAAINNFGSSWTWLVKKADGTLDIVNTSNAGTPLTEEGVTPLLTVDLWEHAYYIDYRNLRPSYMDAFWALVNWEFVAKNLAA, from the coding sequence ATGGCATTTGAACTACCAGCGCTACCCTACGCAATCAACGCTCTTGAGCCACACATCTCTCAGGAAACTCTGGAATACCACCACGGTAAACACCACAACACTTATGTTGTGAAACTGAACGGCCTGATTGAAGGGACTGAACTAGAAAGCAAGTCTCTGGAAGAAATCATCAAGACTTCGACTGGCGGCGTATTCAACAATGCTGCTCAAATCTGGAACCACACGTTCTACTGGCACTGCCTGAGCCCGAACGCTGGCGGTGAGCCAACTGGTGAAGTTGCTGACGCAATTGTCAAAGCCTTCGGTTCTTTCGAAGATTTCAAAGCGAAGTTCACTGATGCTGCAATCAACAACTTCGGCTCTTCTTGGACTTGGCTGGTGAAAAAAGCTGACGGCACTCTGGACATTGTGAACACGTCTAACGCCGGGACGCCACTGACAGAAGAAGGTGTAACGCCACTGCTGACCGTTGATCTGTGGGAGCACGCTTACTACATCGATTACCGCAACCTGCGCCCAAGCTACATGGATGCCTTCTGGGCACTGGTTAACTGGGAATTCGTCGCGAAGAACCTGGCGGCTTAA
- a CDS encoding Grx4 family monothiol glutaredoxin, producing the protein METIDKIKQQISENPILLYMKGSPKLPSCGFSSQASQALMACGEKFAYVDILQNPDIRAELPAYAQWPTFPQLWVEGELIGGCDIILEMFQKGELQPLIKEAAERRDGAAAE; encoded by the coding sequence ATGGAAACCATCGACAAAATTAAACAACAGATCTCTGAAAATCCAATTCTGTTGTACATGAAAGGTTCACCAAAACTGCCAAGCTGTGGTTTTTCATCTCAGGCATCTCAGGCGCTGATGGCATGCGGTGAGAAGTTCGCGTATGTCGACATTCTGCAAAACCCGGATATCCGCGCAGAACTTCCTGCCTACGCACAATGGCCGACGTTCCCTCAGCTGTGGGTGGAAGGTGAGCTGATTGGTGGCTGTGACATTATTCTGGAAATGTTCCAGAAAGGTGAACTGCAACCGTTGATCAAAGAAGCGGCAGAGCGTCGCGACGGTGCCGCTGCTGAATAA
- a CDS encoding efflux RND transporter periplasmic adaptor subunit produces MNNKQPKTKLLAASLLLFTSAFSYADTTAVPVTVETVQSRTLDTLVEEAGKITATDSANLSFSIGEKIKAIYFNDGDTVKKGSLIAELDSTKAKADFDKAKSSLNLAKTKLARTQNLLKKQPDALSPQDLDELKEQVNLAAADFRQKQAVLLDYQIIAPFDGRLTTFQRSLGSHIDASSPLVSLYSLDPVKISYTISQDDLSKAAKGQPVKMTVDADDNQTFHGKVSYVAPAVDENSGRVEVHAHFANPDHTLVPGMFAHVTHRLARGKKQRLIPQNAVMANHEERFVWVIENGHPVKQKVQLGPNTNDGYVVVRRGVKKGQQVVTTGQQKLTADSTVKVLHRPATETPSPAPEDS; encoded by the coding sequence ATGAACAATAAACAGCCAAAAACGAAATTATTAGCCGCTTCACTGCTGCTATTCACCTCTGCCTTTTCATATGCCGATACCACGGCAGTCCCGGTGACAGTCGAAACCGTTCAGTCACGAACACTGGATACCCTGGTCGAAGAAGCCGGCAAAATCACCGCAACCGACTCCGCCAACCTGAGCTTCAGCATAGGCGAAAAAATTAAGGCGATTTACTTCAATGACGGAGATACGGTGAAAAAAGGCAGCCTGATCGCCGAACTTGACAGCACCAAAGCCAAAGCAGACTTCGACAAAGCCAAAAGCTCATTAAACCTCGCCAAAACCAAGCTTGCACGGACCCAAAATCTATTAAAAAAACAGCCAGATGCCCTCTCTCCACAGGATCTGGACGAATTAAAAGAGCAGGTGAACCTGGCTGCTGCCGATTTTCGCCAAAAGCAGGCCGTGTTGCTTGATTATCAAATCATCGCCCCTTTTGATGGTCGCCTGACAACATTTCAGCGCTCGCTAGGCAGCCACATCGACGCTTCCAGCCCACTGGTGAGCCTTTACAGCCTTGATCCGGTCAAGATCAGCTATACCATCAGCCAGGACGATCTCAGCAAGGCAGCCAAAGGCCAGCCGGTGAAAATGACGGTGGATGCCGACGACAATCAAACCTTCCACGGGAAAGTCAGCTATGTTGCGCCGGCCGTTGATGAAAACTCCGGGCGTGTAGAAGTTCATGCTCACTTTGCCAACCCGGATCATACGCTGGTTCCCGGCATGTTTGCGCACGTCACACACCGTCTGGCCCGAGGAAAAAAGCAGCGCTTGATCCCGCAAAATGCCGTAATGGCCAACCATGAGGAGCGGTTTGTCTGGGTGATAGAAAACGGCCACCCTGTCAAACAAAAGGTTCAGTTAGGCCCAAACACCAACGACGGCTATGTCGTCGTCCGGCGGGGCGTGAAGAAAGGACAGCAAGTGGTCACCACAGGCCAGCAGAAGCTTACCGCCGACAGTACGGTCAAGGTGCTGCATCGCCCGGCAACTGAAACGCCCTCACCGGCACCGGAGGATAGCTAA
- a CDS encoding Na+/H+ antiporter family protein, which produces MNPVVISVCVMLVLALMRVNVVVALTFSAILGGLLGGLSLADTVSAFESGLGGGATTALSYAMLGTFAVAISRSGITDVLAQKVIKRISGHDNAAAATGVKYSVLTILVLLAISSQNAIPVHIAFIPIVIPPLLHVFAKLKLDRRLIACVLTFGLVTPYMVLPVGFGGIFLNNILLKNLHDNGLDVSAGQVPYAMILPALGMVFGLLLAVFFSYRKPREYSEEKILATEPEHTQINMQHVYIAVAAIIAALGAQLYSGSMIIGGLIGFMVFTFGGVIKWKETHDVFTKGVHMMAMIGFIMIAAAGFATVMKSTGGVETLVSSLADTIGDNKPLAALLMLVVGLLVTMGIGSSFSTIPILATIYVPLCLAFGFSPLATVALVGTAAALGDAGSPASDSTLGPTAGLNADGQHEHVWETVVPTFLHYNLPLIGFGWLAAMVL; this is translated from the coding sequence ATGAACCCAGTAGTCATCTCCGTGTGCGTCATGCTTGTCCTTGCATTAATGCGGGTCAACGTCGTCGTCGCACTCACCTTCAGCGCCATTTTAGGCGGCCTTTTAGGCGGCCTGTCGCTCGCCGATACCGTGTCTGCTTTTGAAAGCGGTTTGGGCGGTGGCGCCACCACAGCCCTCAGCTATGCCATGCTCGGGACCTTTGCCGTTGCGATTTCCCGCTCCGGGATCACCGATGTCCTGGCCCAGAAAGTGATTAAACGGATCAGCGGCCATGACAATGCTGCCGCAGCCACCGGCGTCAAGTATTCTGTTCTGACCATTTTAGTGCTGCTAGCCATCTCTTCTCAGAATGCCATCCCGGTCCATATTGCTTTTATTCCAATCGTGATCCCGCCGCTGCTCCATGTGTTCGCCAAGCTGAAGCTGGACCGACGCCTGATTGCCTGTGTGCTGACCTTTGGCCTGGTCACACCATATATGGTATTACCAGTTGGCTTTGGCGGCATTTTCCTCAACAATATTCTGCTGAAGAACCTGCATGACAACGGATTGGATGTCAGTGCCGGCCAAGTGCCTTATGCCATGATCTTGCCGGCACTCGGCATGGTCTTCGGTCTGTTGCTGGCGGTGTTCTTCAGCTACCGCAAGCCGCGCGAATATTCAGAAGAGAAAATTCTGGCCACGGAGCCGGAGCATACTCAGATCAATATGCAGCATGTTTATATCGCTGTTGCCGCAATTATCGCCGCCCTGGGTGCGCAGCTTTACAGCGGCTCGATGATCATCGGTGGCCTGATTGGTTTTATGGTGTTTACCTTTGGTGGCGTGATCAAGTGGAAAGAAACCCACGATGTCTTTACCAAAGGGGTACACATGATGGCAATGATCGGCTTTATCATGATTGCTGCCGCCGGTTTTGCCACGGTGATGAAATCGACCGGCGGTGTGGAAACGCTGGTGAGTTCGCTGGCCGATACCATTGGCGATAACAAACCGCTTGCCGCCCTGTTGATGCTGGTCGTCGGCCTGCTGGTGACCATGGGGATCGGTTCGTCCTTCTCAACCATTCCAATCCTCGCGACGATTTATGTCCCGCTCTGCCTGGCCTTTGGTTTCTCACCGCTGGCGACAGTCGCTTTGGTCGGCACCGCCGCCGCGCTGGGCGATGCCGGCTCACCGGCTTCTGACTCGACCCTGGGCCCAACCGCCGGCCTGAACGCTGACGGTCAGCACGAACACGTGTGGGAAACGGTTGTCCCGACCTTCCTCCACTATAACTTGCCCCTGATCGGTTTCGGCTGGCTGGCTGCGATGGTTCTGTAA
- a CDS encoding efflux RND transporter permease subunit yields MRLPEICIRHPVFASVLSIAIVLLGVFSFQKLSIQYFPEHNTPTATVSAQITGASAEFMSNNIADKLIDAATGIDKVDTMTTDCQEGSCTLSIDFTDDVDDVEYTNLMNKLRSSIEAISDFPPSLTEKPTVTDNTSDTSSASNIITFVNTGGLSQQEMYDYISQQLVPQFRHIQGVGSVWGPYGGSAKAVRVWLKPERMMALNIKTADVVGTLSAYNATFTTGTIMGEARDFSINPVNPVQNIDDVRDLVVRVDSGTAVRLRDIAEVVMGEESLTPSRLSVHGNPAMSLQILPLRSENPVNVAERVKTAIVQMQAQLPDGIEMKMVYNQADFIQAAIDQGFSTLLEAVVLVSLVVVIFLGSIRVASVPIITIPVCVIGVFVIMAWLGFSINVLTILAIILAIGLVVDDAIVVVENCYRHIEQGETPLNAAIKGSREIIFPVIAMTLTLAVVYLPLGLMSGMTADLFRQFAFTLAAAVIISGMVALTLSPMMSAYLIKPLGKQPKWFSKVDRLLNKLADSYTRELSKWFSRKRLMAVIATVLIGTSVTAFLTIPQVLLPTEDSGFIDVASTAPTGVGRQYHLQHNAELNSVMADHPDIEANLSYIEATPTNHVLLKPWGERAQTADEVIAELFDKASSTVSAYSMSFSVRAADNLNVANNLILELTTVDRDTENLSDTADQVTRLLEQYPGVTNVKNSALRDQLTYDLSIDRNAITLSGVKYGDVTDALSTFLGSVKAADMQSEDGYTYPIQVQVNREALGNFDILDKLYVGSASGQTLPLSQFVTITQTTAESSFKTYMGKDSAEITADLMPGYAASDIKAYIDQEVPKRLKDAQSYAYHGVVKALTDSQAGTQVLFLLSLIFIYLILAAQFESFVDPLVILLTVPLCIVGAILTLTAFGQSLNIYSTIGLLTLVGLITKHGILLVEFANEKRRQGIPADTAALESARSRLRPILMTSLTMILGAIPLALASGPGSLGRINIGLVLVGGLVAGTFFSLFVVPVAYTAMARLKAHDILARLRQPASAQSEP; encoded by the coding sequence ATGCGTCTGCCTGAAATCTGTATTCGCCACCCGGTTTTTGCCTCAGTCCTGAGTATTGCCATCGTGTTACTTGGAGTATTCTCGTTTCAAAAACTGTCAATCCAGTATTTTCCCGAGCACAACACGCCCACAGCGACCGTCAGCGCCCAGATCACCGGTGCGAGCGCCGAGTTTATGTCGAACAATATTGCCGACAAACTGATCGATGCTGCCACAGGCATCGACAAAGTCGACACAATGACGACAGACTGCCAGGAAGGCAGCTGTACCCTCAGCATTGACTTTACCGACGATGTTGATGACGTCGAATATACCAACCTGATGAACAAGCTGCGCAGCAGCATTGAAGCCATCAGCGACTTTCCGCCAAGTCTCACGGAGAAGCCTACCGTCACCGACAACACTTCAGATACCAGCTCGGCCAGCAACATCATCACCTTCGTCAATACCGGCGGGTTAAGCCAACAGGAGATGTATGACTATATCAGCCAGCAGTTGGTGCCGCAGTTTCGCCATATCCAAGGCGTCGGAAGTGTCTGGGGGCCATACGGCGGATCCGCCAAGGCCGTCCGGGTCTGGCTAAAGCCCGAACGTATGATGGCCCTGAATATCAAAACGGCCGATGTCGTCGGCACCCTCAGCGCATACAACGCCACATTTACTACCGGAACAATCATGGGGGAAGCCCGCGATTTCTCGATTAATCCGGTCAACCCGGTCCAGAACATTGACGACGTTCGTGACCTGGTAGTTCGTGTCGACAGCGGCACAGCCGTTCGGCTCAGAGATATTGCCGAAGTCGTAATGGGTGAGGAAAGCCTGACGCCCAGCCGCCTGAGCGTTCACGGTAACCCGGCCATGTCACTTCAGATTTTGCCGCTGCGAAGCGAAAATCCGGTAAACGTGGCTGAGCGCGTGAAAACAGCCATTGTTCAGATGCAGGCGCAGTTACCCGACGGTATTGAAATGAAAATGGTCTACAACCAGGCTGACTTCATCCAGGCCGCGATTGACCAGGGGTTCTCAACCCTGCTCGAAGCTGTCGTACTCGTCTCACTGGTCGTCGTGATCTTCCTGGGCTCAATTCGGGTTGCCTCGGTGCCTATCATAACCATCCCGGTCTGTGTTATCGGCGTATTTGTGATCATGGCCTGGCTTGGCTTTAGTATCAACGTTCTGACAATTCTGGCGATTATCCTGGCAATCGGTCTGGTCGTTGATGATGCCATTGTGGTTGTCGAAAACTGCTACCGCCATATTGAACAGGGTGAAACGCCACTGAACGCAGCGATAAAAGGCAGCAGAGAGATCATCTTTCCGGTCATTGCGATGACACTGACGCTGGCCGTCGTCTACTTACCGCTCGGGTTAATGTCGGGGATGACTGCCGATCTGTTCCGTCAGTTTGCATTTACCCTGGCTGCGGCCGTGATCATCTCTGGCATGGTCGCATTGACTCTGTCACCGATGATGAGCGCCTATCTGATCAAACCCCTCGGCAAGCAACCGAAATGGTTTAGCAAGGTCGACCGGTTGCTCAACAAACTGGCCGACAGCTATACCCGTGAGCTGAGCAAATGGTTCAGCCGCAAACGCCTGATGGCTGTCATCGCAACGGTATTGATCGGTACTTCCGTCACTGCATTCCTGACAATACCGCAAGTGCTGCTGCCAACTGAAGACTCCGGTTTTATTGATGTCGCGTCGACAGCGCCCACAGGGGTCGGACGGCAGTATCACCTGCAGCACAACGCCGAGCTCAACAGCGTGATGGCTGATCACCCGGACATCGAAGCAAACCTGTCCTACATTGAAGCCACGCCAACCAACCACGTTCTGCTCAAGCCTTGGGGAGAAAGAGCTCAGACTGCAGACGAGGTTATCGCCGAGCTGTTCGACAAGGCCAGCAGCACGGTTTCAGCCTACAGTATGTCTTTCTCGGTACGTGCCGCCGATAATCTGAATGTTGCCAATAACCTGATCCTTGAACTGACAACCGTTGACCGCGATACCGAAAACTTAAGCGATACCGCAGATCAAGTCACTCGCCTGCTGGAGCAATATCCGGGAGTCACCAATGTCAAAAACTCAGCCCTCCGGGATCAGCTGACCTACGACTTATCAATCGACCGGAATGCCATCACCCTCTCAGGGGTCAAGTACGGCGATGTGACCGACGCCTTGTCAACTTTTCTCGGCTCGGTCAAGGCAGCAGATATGCAGTCCGAAGATGGCTACACCTATCCGATTCAGGTGCAGGTAAACCGCGAGGCACTCGGCAACTTTGATATTCTGGACAAACTCTATGTCGGCTCAGCGTCCGGTCAGACACTACCGCTCTCGCAATTTGTCACCATCACGCAGACAACGGCGGAGTCCAGCTTCAAGACTTACATGGGCAAAGACAGCGCCGAGATTACAGCCGACCTGATGCCGGGGTATGCCGCCAGCGACATCAAGGCTTATATTGACCAGGAAGTGCCGAAACGACTTAAAGATGCCCAGAGCTACGCATATCATGGCGTAGTGAAGGCACTAACAGACTCCCAGGCAGGAACGCAGGTGCTGTTTCTATTGTCCCTGATCTTTATTTATCTGATCCTGGCCGCTCAGTTTGAGAGTTTTGTGGATCCGCTGGTGATCCTGCTGACCGTCCCCCTGTGTATTGTCGGGGCTATTCTGACCTTAACCGCCTTCGGCCAGAGCCTGAATATCTACTCAACAATCGGCCTGCTGACCCTGGTCGGGCTGATCACCAAACACGGGATACTGCTGGTAGAATTTGCGAATGAGAAGCGCCGCCAAGGCATACCGGCCGACACTGCCGCATTAGAGAGTGCCCGTTCCCGACTGCGTCCGATCCTGATGACCTCACTCACCATGATCCTGGGCGCTATCCCGTTGGCACTCGCCTCCGGGCCGGGTTCGCTGGGACGTATCAATATCGGCCTGGTCCTGGTCGGCGGTTTAGTGGCCGGAACGTTTTTCTCCTTGTTCGTGGTGCCCGTAGCGTATACGGCAATGGCCAGGCTCAAAGCGCATGACATTTTAGCCCGTCTCCGGCAACCCGCCTCTGCGCAATCAGAACCATAA
- a CDS encoding outer membrane protein transport protein — MSKKISLTAVAVTAALFSLNTHAAGFQVNEHSASGLGRAFAGEAAIADNASVLARNPAAMARFERAEVSGALSFIDPSIDIASKGSNNAPAQTYEDVAPFAVVPAGYFIQPLNDQLAWGVGIFANYGFATEYPKDAFFGALAGTTDLITVNFNPNVSWRINDNFSIGAGVSLVYADAVLTRHFGSLNPADPGQDLLKLEGDTWEWGWNVGALWELNDNHRFGLSYRSQVDLEFAGDFTDYSGTGVAGSSIANPKKVGGDLTVVMPAIAEFGGFHQLNNQWAVHYGVQWTQWSKFEELKATSSECINGVCLLKEEEFDDNFRYSIGATYTLSKAWILRAGFAFDEQAGKSTLSIPDTDRYWYSAGLTYNYSDDMTFDFGLTYLYGQSSDFNEHYVDGREYEFSGDNDAILTAAQINYRF, encoded by the coding sequence ATGTCCAAAAAAATCTCATTGACTGCCGTTGCCGTCACCGCTGCACTATTCTCCCTGAATACCCATGCAGCCGGTTTCCAGGTCAACGAACACTCGGCATCTGGCCTCGGAAGAGCCTTTGCCGGTGAAGCTGCGATTGCCGATAATGCGTCTGTGTTGGCCCGCAACCCTGCCGCCATGGCGCGTTTTGAACGTGCCGAAGTCTCCGGCGCTTTATCATTCATTGACCCATCCATCGACATCGCCTCCAAAGGCTCTAACAATGCCCCGGCTCAGACCTACGAGGATGTCGCGCCGTTTGCCGTGGTGCCGGCAGGCTACTTCATTCAGCCATTAAACGACCAGCTGGCCTGGGGTGTCGGCATCTTCGCCAACTATGGCTTCGCCACCGAGTACCCGAAAGACGCCTTCTTCGGCGCACTGGCCGGGACAACCGATCTTATCACCGTCAACTTTAACCCCAATGTCTCCTGGCGCATTAACGATAACTTCAGCATCGGTGCTGGTGTTTCCCTGGTTTATGCCGATGCCGTGCTAACCCGTCATTTCGGCAGCCTGAACCCGGCTGATCCCGGTCAGGATCTCCTGAAGCTTGAAGGTGATACTTGGGAGTGGGGCTGGAATGTCGGCGCCCTGTGGGAACTGAACGACAATCACCGCTTTGGCCTGAGCTACCGCTCTCAGGTTGACCTGGAGTTTGCCGGTGATTTTACCGATTACAGCGGCACTGGCGTCGCTGGTTCCAGTATTGCCAATCCTAAAAAAGTAGGTGGTGACTTAACGGTCGTCATGCCAGCCATTGCTGAGTTCGGCGGTTTCCATCAACTAAACAACCAGTGGGCCGTTCACTACGGCGTACAGTGGACTCAATGGAGCAAATTTGAAGAGCTGAAAGCGACCAGCAGCGAATGTATTAACGGCGTCTGTCTGCTGAAAGAAGAAGAGTTTGACGATAACTTCCGTTACTCTATCGGCGCCACCTATACCCTCAGCAAAGCTTGGATCCTGCGCGCCGGTTTTGCCTTTGATGAGCAAGCTGGCAAATCAACGCTGAGTATTCCGGACACCGACCGTTACTGGTATTCCGCCGGACTGACTTACAACTACAGCGATGACATGACCTTTGATTTCGGCCTGACCTACCTGTACGGCCAGAGCAGCGACTTCAATGAGCATTATGTCGACGGCCGCGAATATGAATTCAGTGGTGATAACGATGCGATTCTGACTGCCGCGCAGATTAACTATCGCTTCTAA
- the rnt gene encoding ribonuclease T, giving the protein MSQDNELNTLKSRFRGYFPVVIDVETAGFNAQTDALLEICAVTLKMDEEGWLKPATTIHYHVTPFEGAVIHKEALEFNGIRDPFSPLRGAVSEAEALKEIYKQIRKEQKAAGCSRAIMVAHNANFDHSFVMAASDRAKLKRNPFHPFATFDTAALSGVALGQTVLAKACATAGIPFDNKEAHSALYDTERTAELFCEIVNKWKKLGGWPVMAPQTEENSQL; this is encoded by the coding sequence ATGAGCCAAGACAACGAATTAAATACCCTGAAAAGCCGCTTTCGCGGCTACTTCCCTGTCGTCATTGATGTCGAAACCGCAGGTTTCAACGCCCAAACGGACGCACTGCTTGAGATCTGCGCCGTTACCCTGAAAATGGATGAAGAAGGTTGGTTAAAGCCGGCGACAACAATTCATTATCATGTCACTCCCTTTGAAGGCGCGGTGATCCACAAGGAAGCACTGGAATTTAACGGCATTCGCGACCCGTTCAGTCCATTGCGGGGCGCCGTCTCGGAAGCTGAAGCGCTCAAAGAAATCTACAAGCAGATCCGCAAAGAGCAAAAAGCCGCCGGTTGTTCACGAGCCATTATGGTCGCGCACAACGCCAATTTTGATCACAGCTTCGTGATGGCGGCCTCTGACCGGGCAAAACTGAAGCGCAATCCGTTTCACCCATTTGCGACTTTCGACACCGCCGCGCTAAGTGGCGTCGCGCTCGGCCAAACCGTGCTGGCCAAAGCCTGTGCGACCGCCGGCATTCCATTTGATAATAAAGAAGCCCACTCTGCGCTCTACGATACCGAGCGCACCGCTGAGTTATTTTGTGAGATTGTTAACAAATGGAAAAAATTAGGCGGCTGGCCGGTTATGGCCCCTCAAACAGAAGAAAACAGCCAGCTTTAA